A stretch of Gymnodinialimonas phycosphaerae DNA encodes these proteins:
- a CDS encoding flagellar hook-length control protein FliK: protein MPLQSTASPANPPGARGQTLLDAHPKAGAEQSDVPPFRPQTQVPDMRAPGTAMTPQSPEPAPSPRHTRDAAQDAPSPREGQPVRIGGWTIAPASQPAPVIAAPPPTTAPPLATTITNGLDAINDTLPDLDFALQTPSSVLSTTALTPSTSVLSHAPSATAQTIAQQIAAALTNRASDNTDAPLELALDPPELGRVRMQITDVAGAMTLVIQAERPETADLMRRHLELLAQEFAQAGLDAPSVQIRQEGDNHNSGTAHRDAHDGPSNRVVDPDIEGTHPLPQRTAAGGLDLRL from the coding sequence ATGCCACTGCAGTCGACCGCTTCACCCGCGAACCCGCCGGGGGCCCGTGGCCAAACCCTTTTGGACGCGCATCCGAAGGCGGGTGCGGAGCAATCGGACGTACCGCCCTTCCGCCCCCAAACCCAAGTGCCGGATATGCGCGCGCCGGGCACCGCGATGACGCCCCAATCACCGGAGCCCGCCCCATCGCCCCGCCACACAAGGGATGCCGCGCAAGACGCGCCTTCCCCCCGTGAAGGACAGCCGGTCCGAATCGGCGGTTGGACGATCGCCCCGGCCAGCCAACCCGCGCCTGTGATCGCGGCGCCGCCCCCCACCACCGCGCCACCGCTGGCCACCACCATCACCAACGGCCTGGACGCCATCAACGACACATTGCCGGACCTCGACTTCGCGCTGCAAACCCCGTCATCCGTTCTATCGACGACAGCCTTGACCCCCTCGACCTCAGTGCTGAGCCATGCACCCTCGGCAACCGCTCAAACGATTGCACAGCAGATCGCGGCGGCCCTCACCAACCGGGCTTCCGATAATACAGACGCGCCATTGGAACTGGCGCTCGACCCGCCCGAACTTGGGCGCGTGCGTATGCAGATCACGGACGTCGCGGGTGCCATGACGTTGGTGATCCAGGCCGAACGGCCAGAAACGGCTGACCTGATGCGGCGCCATCTGGAGTTGTTGGCCCAGGAATTCGCGCAGGCCGGGCTGGACGCCCCGTCCGTCCAGATCCGCCAAGAGGGTGATAACCACAACAGCGGCACAGCCCACCGCGACGCCCACGACGGGCCATCCAATCGGGTCGTCGACCCCGACATCGAGGGCACGCACCCTCTGCCGCAACGCACCGCCGCTGGCGGCCTCGACCTCAGATTATAG
- a CDS encoding flagellar hook capping FlgD N-terminal domain-containing protein: MEILSALQTNTSTATAAQDNTTAASITTDFDMFLRLLTTQMQNQDPLNPADSTEYTAQLATFSAVEQQVETNDLLRGLQASFASMNMGQLSGWIGMEARAEMPVNFTGQATTVQIAPNTLADRVELVVRNRAGDVVASTPAVLGDEPFSWDGTGDDGYPLPHDTYTLSAQSWRGEDVLEERAAFVFGEISEAQTLSGEVFVTMENGVTVPADAVQGLRRAS, encoded by the coding sequence ATGGAAATCCTTTCCGCCCTTCAGACCAATACCAGCACGGCCACCGCCGCACAGGACAACACGACCGCCGCCTCGATCACGACGGATTTCGACATGTTTCTGCGGCTTCTCACCACGCAAATGCAGAACCAAGACCCCCTCAACCCCGCCGATTCCACCGAATACACGGCGCAGCTAGCGACGTTTTCAGCGGTGGAGCAGCAGGTGGAGACCAACGATCTGTTGCGGGGCCTGCAAGCCAGTTTCGCGTCCATGAACATGGGGCAACTGTCGGGCTGGATCGGGATGGAGGCGCGGGCCGAGATGCCGGTGAACTTCACCGGGCAAGCCACGACAGTGCAAATCGCCCCAAACACCCTTGCGGACCGGGTGGAACTGGTCGTGCGCAACCGCGCCGGAGATGTCGTGGCCTCCACCCCCGCCGTGCTTGGGGATGAGCCGTTCTCCTGGGATGGCACCGGCGATGACGGCTACCCCTTGCCCCATGACACCTACACGCTATCCGCCCAAAGCTGGCGCGGTGAAGATGTGCTGGAAGAACGTGCCGCCTTCGTGTTCGGCGAGATATCCGAGGCGCAGACCCTCTCGGGAGAGGTCTTTGTCACCATGGAAAATGGCGTGACCGTGCCCGCGGATGCCGTGCAAGGCCTGCGGCGGGCGTCGTAG
- the ubiB gene encoding 2-polyprenylphenol 6-hydroxylase, which produces MRGPHNIWRLVRTGATFERTGAMGAVLEALDAPAPIRLAARVLGWPFKWLGLKGDPNVPPVPRALTALGPAYIKFGQILSTRPDVVGPDMALELQVLQDKLPPFPVAEARRVVAEELGGPLEETFSAFSDPIAAASIAQVHRATLAGSGRDVAVKLLRPGIERAFKKDVDAFHLIATLVETLSPSSRRLRPRDVIDHFEGVVMQELDLRIEASAAGEFAANTADDACFVVPAVEWNMSTRRMMVLGWAEGLPLSDLAAIDAAGHNRAKLGATVLQMFLRHALRDGYFHADMHQGNLKVAPNGDVVALDFGIMGRIDEYTRRVYAEILMGFIRKDYRRVAEVHFEAGYVPADRDVGEFAQALRSVGEPIFGMEASKISMGRLLAYLFEVTERFGMETRTELILLQRTMVVVEGVGRSLDPDLNIWAVAQPEVETYIANAIGPKAIARDLFRTASVLSRFGPRLPQLAEAALIAQAHPVKPIPPSRWPERLAIGFGGLAVGLGAALIWALF; this is translated from the coding sequence GTGCGCGGTCCCCACAACATCTGGCGGCTGGTGCGCACCGGCGCGACCTTCGAGAGAACCGGCGCGATGGGCGCGGTGCTGGAGGCATTGGACGCGCCCGCGCCGATCCGTCTGGCGGCGCGCGTCTTGGGCTGGCCGTTCAAGTGGTTGGGCCTGAAGGGCGACCCAAACGTGCCGCCCGTGCCCCGTGCACTGACGGCCCTTGGACCCGCCTACATCAAGTTCGGGCAAATCCTCTCCACCCGTCCAGACGTCGTCGGCCCCGATATGGCGCTGGAATTGCAGGTCTTGCAGGACAAGTTGCCGCCGTTCCCGGTGGCCGAGGCGCGCCGGGTGGTGGCAGAGGAACTTGGCGGTCCGCTGGAAGAGACGTTCAGCGCGTTTTCCGACCCCATCGCCGCCGCCTCCATCGCGCAGGTTCACCGCGCGACTTTGGCGGGCTCGGGGCGCGACGTCGCCGTCAAGCTTCTGCGTCCGGGGATCGAGCGGGCGTTCAAGAAGGACGTTGACGCCTTTCACCTGATCGCGACCCTGGTCGAGACGCTGTCGCCTTCATCGCGGCGCTTGCGCCCGCGCGATGTGATCGACCACTTCGAAGGCGTCGTGATGCAAGAGCTGGACCTGCGGATCGAAGCCTCTGCCGCCGGAGAGTTCGCGGCAAATACCGCCGATGACGCGTGCTTCGTGGTGCCAGCGGTCGAATGGAACATGTCGACGCGCCGGATGATGGTCCTGGGCTGGGCCGAAGGTCTGCCGCTGTCCGATCTGGCCGCGATCGACGCCGCCGGTCACAACCGGGCCAAGCTGGGCGCGACCGTGCTGCAGATGTTCCTGCGCCACGCCCTGCGCGACGGGTATTTCCACGCTGATATGCATCAGGGCAACCTGAAGGTGGCGCCGAACGGCGACGTGGTAGCGCTCGATTTCGGGATCATGGGGCGGATCGATGAATACACCCGCCGCGTCTATGCCGAGATCCTGATGGGCTTCATCCGCAAGGATTATCGCCGGGTGGCGGAGGTGCATTTCGAAGCGGGCTATGTGCCCGCTGACCGCGACGTGGGGGAATTTGCGCAAGCATTGCGCAGCGTGGGTGAGCCGATCTTCGGTATGGAAGCCTCGAAGATATCGATGGGGCGGTTGCTGGCCTATCTGTTCGAAGTGACTGAACGCTTTGGGATGGAAACCCGGACTGAGCTGATTCTTCTGCAACGCACCATGGTTGTGGTGGAGGGCGTGGGCCGGTCCCTTGATCCCGATCTGAACATCTGGGCCGTCGCCCAACCCGAGGTTGAGACGTATATCGCCAATGCCATCGGCCCCAAAGCCATCGCGCGTGATCTGTTCCGCACAGCCTCTGTGCTGTCGCGCTTCGGGCCGCGCTTGCCGCAACTGGCCGAGGCCGCGCTGATCGCACAGGCCCATCCGGTGAAACCGATCCCCCCCAGCCGTTGGCCGGAACGGCTGGCGATTGGCTTCGGCGGTCTGGCCGTCGGTCTTGGGGCAGCGCTGATCTGGGCGCTGTTCTAG
- the ubiE gene encoding bifunctional demethylmenaquinone methyltransferase/2-methoxy-6-polyprenyl-1,4-benzoquinol methylase UbiE: protein MADDRTTNSGAQSGATTHFGFQDVAEDQKAGMVHGVFTNVASKYDVMNDVMSVGIHRVWKDAMMDWLAPRDGQKLLDVAGGTGDISFRFLKRAPGAHATVFDMTQSMLDEGEKRAEAEAMADKLDWVCGDAMALPFADNSFDVYTISFGIRNVTRINEALSEAYRVLRPGGRLMVLEFSQLPNDGMQKLYDLYSFNVIPRMGQLIAGDRDSYQYLVESIRKFPDQDTFAGMIRDAEFEQVKYRNLSMGIAALHSGWKL from the coding sequence ATGGCTGATGATCGTACAACAAATTCTGGCGCGCAGTCAGGGGCGACGACTCACTTCGGATTTCAGGACGTGGCCGAAGATCAGAAGGCCGGGATGGTTCATGGGGTCTTCACCAATGTCGCCTCCAAGTACGATGTGATGAACGACGTGATGAGCGTCGGCATCCACCGGGTCTGGAAAGACGCGATGATGGATTGGCTGGCGCCCCGCGATGGCCAGAAGCTGCTGGATGTGGCGGGGGGCACTGGCGATATCTCTTTCCGGTTCCTCAAGCGCGCGCCCGGCGCCCATGCGACCGTGTTCGACATGACGCAATCGATGCTGGATGAAGGCGAGAAACGCGCCGAGGCCGAGGCGATGGCAGACAAGCTGGATTGGGTCTGCGGCGACGCTATGGCACTGCCGTTCGCGGACAACAGCTTTGACGTCTACACCATCAGCTTCGGCATCCGGAACGTGACCCGCATCAACGAGGCCCTGTCCGAGGCCTACCGCGTGCTGCGCCCCGGCGGGCGGCTGATGGTGCTGGAGTTCAGCCAACTGCCCAACGATGGGATGCAGAAGCTTTACGACCTCTATTCCTTCAACGTGATCCCCCGCATGGGCCAGCTGATCGCAGGCGATCGGGACAGCTACCAGTACCTCGTCGAATCGATCCGCAAATTCCCCGACCAAGACACCTTCGCGGGCATGATCCGCGACGCCGAGTTCGAACAGGTGAAATACCGCAACCTGTCGATGGGCATTGCGGCGCTGCATTCGGGCTGGAAACTGTAG
- the mutM gene encoding bifunctional DNA-formamidopyrimidine glycosylase/DNA-(apurinic or apyrimidinic site) lyase yields the protein MPELPEVETVRRGLAPVLEGARIAKASVNRPDLRWPFPRNMAARLTGATVTALRRRSKYILADLDTGETLLIHLGMSGRMQISGDVVGSFHHHHPAAQKHDHVVLDTDAGARITFNDARRFGAMDLMDTATQDQHWLIRDLGPEPLGNEFNEAHLIAAFKGKRSPVKTALLDQRIVSGLGNIYVCEALWRAGISPLRHAGRIAAPRVASLVPIIRDVLGEAIAAGGSSLRDHRQATGELGYFQHTFRVYGQEGKACQTPDCAAKIKRKVQSGRSSFYCPVCQS from the coding sequence TTGCCCGAACTTCCAGAGGTAGAGACAGTGCGTCGCGGCCTTGCCCCGGTGTTGGAGGGCGCGCGCATCGCCAAGGCGTCCGTGAACCGGCCCGACCTGCGCTGGCCGTTCCCCAGGAATATGGCCGCGCGCCTGACGGGCGCGACGGTCACCGCGCTGCGGCGGCGGTCGAAATACATCCTCGCCGATCTTGATACCGGCGAGACGCTTTTAATCCATTTGGGCATGTCGGGACGGATGCAGATTTCCGGCGATGTCGTGGGCAGTTTCCATCATCACCACCCCGCCGCGCAAAAGCACGACCATGTCGTGCTGGACACCGACGCGGGCGCCCGCATCACCTTCAATGACGCGCGCCGCTTCGGCGCGATGGACCTGATGGACACTGCCACGCAGGATCAGCATTGGTTGATCCGTGACCTCGGGCCCGAACCGCTTGGCAACGAATTCAACGAGGCGCATTTGATCGCGGCGTTCAAAGGCAAACGCAGCCCGGTGAAAACGGCGCTGCTGGATCAGCGCATCGTGTCGGGCCTTGGCAATATATATGTGTGCGAGGCGTTGTGGCGCGCCGGGATCAGCCCGCTGCGCCACGCGGGCCGCATCGCCGCCCCCCGAGTCGCGTCTCTGGTGCCCATCATCCGGGATGTCCTAGGGGAAGCCATCGCAGCCGGAGGCTCTTCCCTGCGCGACCATCGGCAAGCAACCGGAGAACTGGGATATTTTCAACACACCTTTCGGGTGTATGGGCAGGAAGGTAAGGCCTGCCAAACCCCAGACTGCGCAGCAAAAATCAAACGCAAGGTGCAATCTGGTCGCTCCAGCTTCTACTGCCCGGTATGTCAAAGTTAG
- a CDS encoding enoyl-CoA hydratase yields the protein MAYETLIVDIEDHICLIKLNRPDALNALNAQLLEELGKALKAAETNDKVRCIVLTGSDKAFAAGADVTEMAEKSFADVVSEDMFAKDERTITAVRKPIIAAVAGYALGGGCELAMICDFIIAADNAKFGQPEINLGVIAGMGGTQRLTKLVGKSKAMDMHLTGRFMTAEEAERSGLVSRVVPAKKLMEEAMGAAAKIAEKSAIATMAAKEAVNRAEQTHLSEGLLFERRVFHSLFATEDQSEGMTAFVEKREPQFRDK from the coding sequence ATGGCCTACGAGACCCTGATCGTCGACATTGAAGATCATATCTGCCTCATCAAACTGAACCGCCCCGACGCGCTGAACGCGCTGAATGCGCAATTGCTAGAGGAACTGGGCAAGGCGCTGAAAGCCGCCGAAACCAACGACAAGGTGCGCTGCATCGTGTTGACCGGCTCGGACAAGGCCTTTGCGGCAGGTGCCGACGTGACCGAGATGGCCGAAAAAAGTTTCGCCGATGTCGTGTCCGAGGACATGTTCGCCAAGGATGAACGCACCATCACCGCCGTGCGCAAGCCGATCATCGCCGCCGTTGCGGGCTATGCGTTGGGTGGGGGCTGTGAACTGGCCATGATCTGCGATTTCATCATCGCCGCGGACAACGCCAAGTTCGGCCAGCCCGAAATCAACCTGGGCGTCATTGCCGGGATGGGTGGCACCCAGCGCCTGACCAAGCTGGTGGGCAAATCCAAGGCCATGGACATGCACCTGACGGGCCGCTTCATGACCGCCGAAGAGGCCGAGCGTTCGGGCCTCGTGTCACGTGTCGTGCCGGCGAAAAAGCTGATGGAAGAAGCCATGGGCGCCGCCGCCAAGATCGCCGAGAAATCGGCGATTGCCACGATGGCCGCCAAGGAGGCCGTGAACCGGGCCGAGCAAACGCATCTGTCCGAAGGCCTGCTGTTCGAGCGGCGCGTTTTCCATTCCCTTTTCGCGACCGAGGATCAGTCCGAAGGCATGACAGCCTTCGTCGAGAAGCGCGAGCCGCAATTCAGGGACAAATAG
- the rpsT gene encoding 30S ribosomal protein S20, with product MANSPQAKKRARQNERRFAINKARRSRIRTHLRFVEEAIASGDQAAATEALKKAQPELMRGVTKGVMHKNTASRKMSRLAARVKALGA from the coding sequence ATGGCCAATTCGCCTCAAGCCAAGAAACGCGCCCGTCAGAACGAGCGTCGCTTCGCCATCAACAAGGCCCGCCGCTCGCGCATCCGCACGCACCTGCGCTTCGTCGAAGAGGCTATCGCCTCCGGCGATCAGGCTGCCGCAACGGAAGCCCTGAAGAAGGCCCAGCCCGAGCTGATGCGAGGCGTCACCAAGGGCGTTATGCACAAGAACACGGCGTCGCGGAAAATGTCGCGTCTGGCCGCCCGTGTGAAGGCGCTTGGCGCCTAA
- the dnaA gene encoding chromosomal replication initiator protein DnaA, protein MTNETWDEVRQELLKAVGKNNFSAWIEPIAFDRVDERTAHFHVPTNFIGSWVTNNFGDLILRQLSAHGAGADRVKFTVAPRGNVADVPANTMAPAASTPQAATPQPAAASAPAPVQQPAPVAAPQPQHPRELPGAKLNPNFTFANFVVGKPNELAHAAARRVAETLDVTFNPLFLYGGVGLGKTHLMHAIAWDLQDRFPDAKILYLSAEQFMHRFVRALREQDTFNFKETFRSVDILMVDDVQFIAGKTSTQQEFFHTFNALVEMGKQIVISGDRAPVDMEELDNRIASRLQCGLVVDIHPTDYELRLGVLQHKAEILGAKYPHIKFADGVLEYLAQKISTNVRVLEGALTRLFAFADLVRREVTVDLAKECLTDVLRATDKKVTMDEILKKTCEYYKIRQVDMISQNRQRVIARPRQMAMYLCKRLTTRSLPEIGKKFGGRDHTTILYGVRKIEELMQADSQIAEDAELLRRMLEA, encoded by the coding sequence ATGACGAATGAGACTTGGGACGAGGTGCGCCAGGAGCTGTTGAAAGCTGTCGGTAAGAACAACTTCTCCGCATGGATTGAACCGATCGCATTTGATCGTGTCGATGAACGCACCGCCCACTTTCATGTGCCCACGAATTTCATCGGGTCCTGGGTCACCAACAACTTCGGCGATCTGATTCTGCGTCAACTGTCGGCGCACGGCGCCGGGGCGGATCGGGTGAAGTTCACCGTCGCGCCCCGTGGCAACGTTGCTGACGTACCGGCCAATACCATGGCCCCTGCGGCATCCACCCCGCAAGCCGCCACACCCCAGCCCGCCGCCGCGTCCGCGCCTGCGCCCGTCCAACAGCCCGCGCCGGTTGCCGCGCCGCAACCCCAGCACCCCCGTGAGCTTCCGGGTGCCAAGCTGAACCCGAATTTCACCTTCGCCAATTTCGTCGTCGGCAAACCGAACGAGCTGGCCCATGCCGCCGCCCGTCGCGTCGCCGAGACACTGGACGTCACTTTCAACCCGCTGTTCCTTTACGGCGGCGTTGGCCTCGGCAAGACTCACCTGATGCACGCGATCGCGTGGGACCTTCAGGATCGTTTCCCCGACGCCAAGATCCTGTACCTCTCGGCCGAGCAGTTCATGCACCGTTTCGTGCGAGCGCTTCGCGAACAGGACACCTTCAATTTCAAGGAAACCTTCCGTTCGGTCGATATCCTGATGGTCGATGACGTCCAGTTCATCGCCGGAAAGACCTCGACCCAGCAGGAATTCTTCCACACATTCAACGCGCTGGTGGAGATGGGCAAACAGATCGTCATTTCCGGCGATCGCGCGCCCGTCGATATGGAAGAACTCGACAATCGCATCGCGTCTCGCCTGCAATGCGGCCTTGTCGTCGACATCCACCCCACCGATTACGAGCTGCGCCTTGGCGTGCTTCAGCACAAGGCCGAGATTCTGGGCGCCAAATATCCGCACATCAAGTTTGCGGACGGCGTGCTTGAATACCTGGCCCAAAAGATTTCGACAAACGTCCGCGTGCTCGAAGGCGCGCTAACGCGGCTGTTCGCCTTCGCCGATCTGGTGCGCCGTGAGGTGACCGTGGATCTGGCCAAGGAATGCCTGACCGACGTTCTTCGCGCGACCGACAAGAAGGTCACGATGGACGAGATCCTCAAGAAGACCTGCGAATACTACAAGATTCGCCAAGTCGACATGATCAGCCAGAACCGCCAACGGGTGATTGCCAGGCCGCGCCAAATGGCGATGTACCTTTGCAAAAGACTGACGACACGCTCCTTGCCTGAAATCGGCAAGAAGTTCGGCGGCCGCGACCACACCACGATCCTTTACGGCGTGCGCAAGATCGAGGAATTGATGCAGGCTGACAGCCAAATCGCCGAGGACGCAGAGCTTCTGCGCCGCATGCTGGAAGCCTAG
- the dnaN gene encoding DNA polymerase III subunit beta: MKLSIERATLLRAVSQAQSVVERRNTIPILANVLIEAEGDTVSFRATDLDIEVVDKAPAQVERAGATTVSAVTLHEIVRKLPDGALVSLTEDSTAARLTIEAGRSSFQLATLPREDFPVMASTDYAANFSAKAPELRRLFDKSKFAISTEETRYYLNGVYFHIAEGDNGKVLRAVATDGHRLARIDSALPDGAQDMPGVIVPRKTVGELRKLLDDDDAQIAVSVSETKIRFATPEITLTSKVIDGTFPDYTRVIPSGNTRRMEVDAGDFAKAVDLVATVSSERSRAVKMSLDEDRLVLSVNAPDSGNAEAELVVAYADEKLEIGFNAKYLLEIASQVDRENAVFMFSSPAEPTLMREGNDDSAIYVVMPMRV; the protein is encoded by the coding sequence ATGAAACTCTCCATCGAACGCGCCACGCTGTTGCGCGCTGTCTCTCAGGCGCAATCCGTGGTGGAGCGTCGCAACACGATCCCGATCCTCGCCAACGTGCTGATCGAGGCCGAGGGCGATACGGTCAGCTTCCGCGCCACGGACCTGGATATCGAGGTCGTCGACAAGGCCCCGGCCCAGGTTGAACGCGCGGGCGCGACCACCGTGTCGGCGGTGACGCTGCATGAGATTGTGCGCAAGTTGCCCGACGGCGCGCTGGTGTCGCTGACCGAAGATAGCACCGCCGCGCGGCTGACGATCGAGGCGGGACGCTCATCCTTCCAACTTGCGACGCTGCCCCGGGAAGATTTCCCGGTGATGGCCTCCACCGATTACGCCGCGAACTTCAGCGCCAAAGCGCCAGAGTTGCGGCGGCTGTTCGACAAGTCCAAATTCGCAATCTCGACGGAAGAGACGCGCTACTACCTGAACGGCGTCTATTTCCACATCGCAGAGGGCGACAACGGCAAGGTTCTTCGGGCCGTTGCCACGGACGGCCACCGCCTGGCGCGCATCGACAGCGCCCTGCCCGATGGGGCCCAGGACATGCCCGGCGTGATCGTGCCCCGCAAGACCGTGGGTGAGTTGCGCAAGCTGCTGGATGATGACGACGCCCAGATCGCGGTGTCGGTGTCCGAGACGAAGATCCGCTTCGCCACGCCCGAGATCACGCTGACCTCGAAGGTCATCGACGGCACCTTCCCCGACTACACGCGTGTGATCCCCTCCGGAAACACCCGGCGCATGGAAGTGGACGCGGGCGATTTCGCCAAGGCCGTGGACCTGGTGGCCACCGTCAGCTCGGAGCGCTCGCGCGCCGTGAAGATGTCGCTGGATGAGGACCGCTTGGTGCTGTCGGTAAACGCGCCGGATTCGGGCAACGCAGAGGCCGAACTGGTCGTGGCCTATGCCGACGAAAAGCTGGAAATTGGCTTCAACGCCAAATACTTGCTGGAGATTGCCAGCCAGGTGGACCGCGAAAACGCGGTGTTCATGTTCTCCAGCCCTGCCGAGCCGACGCTGATGCGCGAAGGCAATGACGACAGTGCGATTTACGTCGTCATGCCGATGAGGGTCTGA
- the recF gene encoding DNA replication/repair protein RecF (All proteins in this family for which functions are known are DNA-binding proteins that assist the filamentation of RecA onto DNA for the initiation of recombination or recombinational repair.), with product MGKVFVSRLTLSHFRSHRRAALALDGRPVALFGPNGAGKTNLMEAVSLLSPGRGLRRAQAEEIIRRPEAIGWKVSAEVAGPGVGHDIVLTAEPGQARATQVDGKTAPQVALAKLLRIVWLVPSQDRLWSEGAEGRRRFLDRITLSFLPDHAEAVLSYEKAMRERNRLLRDDARDPAWYRALEAQMAEAAARIVARRADALGRISAAQDGAATAFPVADLGIDGDEAVTADDFAQAFADSRPRDLAAGRTLVGPHRADMTAIYRDKGVPAKQCSTGEQKALLISLILSNARALKAETGNAPLVLLDEVAAHLDAGRRAALFDEICALEAQAWMTGTGPELFEELGERAQHFHVTEDGGESALT from the coding sequence ATGGGCAAAGTGTTCGTCTCGCGACTGACGTTGTCGCATTTCCGGTCGCACCGCCGCGCCGCTTTGGCTTTGGACGGGCGGCCTGTTGCGTTGTTCGGGCCCAATGGCGCGGGCAAAACCAACCTGATGGAAGCTGTGTCGTTGCTATCGCCCGGGCGCGGGTTGCGCCGGGCGCAGGCCGAAGAGATCATTCGGCGGCCCGAGGCGATTGGCTGGAAAGTCTCGGCCGAGGTCGCAGGCCCCGGTGTGGGGCACGACATCGTTCTGACGGCAGAGCCCGGACAGGCGCGGGCCACGCAAGTGGATGGGAAGACCGCGCCGCAGGTGGCACTGGCAAAGCTGTTGCGCATTGTGTGGCTGGTGCCGTCGCAGGACAGGCTCTGGAGTGAGGGGGCCGAGGGGCGGCGGCGGTTTCTAGACCGCATCACGCTGAGCTTTCTGCCCGACCACGCCGAGGCCGTGTTGAGCTATGAGAAGGCGATGCGCGAGCGCAACCGCCTGCTGCGCGATGATGCCCGTGACCCCGCGTGGTATCGCGCATTGGAGGCGCAGATGGCCGAGGCCGCCGCGCGCATCGTGGCGAGGCGTGCCGACGCGCTTGGCCGGATCAGCGCCGCGCAGGACGGCGCCGCGACGGCGTTTCCGGTGGCTGATCTGGGGATCGACGGGGATGAGGCCGTGACTGCTGACGATTTTGCCCAAGCCTTCGCCGACAGCCGCCCCCGCGACCTTGCCGCCGGGCGCACGCTGGTGGGGCCACATCGCGCTGATATGACCGCGATCTACCGCGACAAAGGTGTCCCCGCGAAGCAATGCTCGACCGGAGAGCAGAAGGCGCTGTTGATCTCCTTGATCCTGTCCAACGCGCGCGCGCTCAAGGCCGAGACCGGCAACGCGCCCTTGGTGTTGTTGGATGAAGTGGCCGCGCATCTGGATGCCGGCAGACGCGCCGCGCTGTTCGACGAGATTTGCGCGTTGGAGGCGCAGGCGTGGATGACGGGCACGGGGCCAGAATTGTTCGAGGAGTTGGGTGAAAGGGCACAACATTTCCACGTCACGGAAGATGGCGGCGAAAGTGCCCTGACATGA
- a CDS encoding DUF1697 domain-containing protein, with protein sequence MTGQVLLLRGIDVGGHGKLPMAALRGLLDDLGAGGAQTHLQSGNAVCPQPVDAATLADQIDAAHGFRPTIMAIDDWPARAATPPLPTDVPKALHGFFHGGPPLDTAPMLAHLSSSERVHAAQGVLWLHTPEGLGRSRIATRLERLAGHPVTARNWNTVAAISGMVAALQTP encoded by the coding sequence ATGACCGGGCAAGTCCTGCTGCTGCGGGGGATCGATGTCGGGGGGCATGGCAAGTTGCCCATGGCGGCGCTGCGCGGGCTTCTCGATGATCTCGGCGCGGGCGGCGCGCAAACCCATCTGCAATCGGGCAATGCGGTTTGCCCGCAGCCTGTCGACGCCGCCACATTGGCCGACCAGATCGACGCGGCCCACGGCTTTCGACCCACGATCATGGCGATCGATGATTGGCCCGCCCGCGCCGCGACGCCCCCTTTGCCGACCGACGTGCCCAAAGCCTTGCACGGGTTCTTCCATGGCGGCCCCCCCCTCGACACGGCACCAATGCTGGCGCACCTCTCTTCCTCCGAGCGGGTCCATGCCGCCCAAGGTGTTTTGTGGCTGCACACGCCCGAGGGCCTCGGGCGTTCCAGGATCGCGACCCGGCTGGAGCGTTTGGCAGGCCATCCGGTGACGGCGCGGAACTGGAATACCGTGGCTGCAATCTCTGGGATGGTTGCCGCCCTCCAAACCCCCTAA